The window AGCCTCCTGAAGAGTGATCAAAACGCCCGACAGGGAGGCGATTCGCGGCGCAGGCCTCTTCGCTAAAAACAAGATAGATTCCAGCTTTGAGTGTATGATCGCTCATCCCCCCTGCTGCTGAACACTGTCCCTTACGGAGGTACCTCATGCAAATTTGGAAATCTCATACTCTTCGTTTTGGCGTCTTGCTGTTGCTGACGACGATTCTTGCGGTCTCAGCATCGGCCGTTACGTTCACCAACGCGAGCCTGAAAGGTGGTTACGGTTACTTAATCAACCGATGGACCGCCGACGTGAGCGTGAACCAGAATGCCGTCGTGGGCGTGATGGTATTCGACGGACTTGGCCACATGACCTTTTCGAATACTGCAGTCTTGGGCGGAATCGTCCAGACAGCTTCCGGAAGTGGGACCTACGCGATCAATGCCAATGGCACGGGGACCATCACTTTCACAACAGGATCGAACCCGCCCGTGTTTGCCATTGTGCTCAACTCAAACGCTGCTGGGCAGGCCAACGGGTTCCAGTTATTGACGAAGAACGACAACAACAATCGCATCGAGAGCGGAACCGCCCTGCTGCAGGATACGGCGGCGACCACTTACACCATTGCCAACGTGAAAGGTAGTTTCGGGCTTCTACTCAATACGTGGACAGCTAACTCTTCTGAGCTCGAAGACGGCATTCTTGCTCTCTTGACCTTTGACGGTAAAGGCAAGATCAAGGGGACTTTTTCGGGCGTGAGTAGCGGAGTATTTGAATCGGGGACGGTCACCGGCACGTACACGGTGAACGCCGACGGACACGGCAGCTTCTCGCTCATCGCTTCCGATGGCGCCACACCCACGATTGCCTTTGCACTGAACACTGCCAAGACCGGATTAGCGAAGGGTTTGCAGGTTCTCGAGACCAGCGGCAGCGGCAACTCGGTGCACAGTGGTACGGCGGTAAAACAGTAAGGCTATCCTTTGCGCTTCAAAACGAAGGCCCCGCCTGAGATACGCGGGGCCTTTTCAAAATCAGGATCGGAAACGCCAATCGTTACGCCTGGAAGGACGATCCACAACCGCACGTGCTCTTGACGTTGGGGTTCTCGAACTTGAAGCCCGCGCCCTCCAGAGTTTCCACGTAGTCCACGTTGGCGCCAGCCAGATACATCAGAGAGGTGGCGTCCACAAAAAGCTTCAGGCCGTCCATCTCGAAAACCTTGTCCATCATGCCAGCACCATTCTCAAAAGCCATGGAGTACTGGAATCCAGAGCAGCCGCCGCCTTGCACAGACAGGCGCAATCCCGCTGGGACCGGGGTCTGCGAAGCCATGATTTCCTTTACCTTGGAAACGGCGCTGGGGGTCATGGTAACGGGCGCAGTCTTGGGTTTTGCCTCGGGTACGGTGGTGGTTGCCATCTGGAATATCTCCTTTGAAAGCCTGATTATACCAAACTCTTTTTGGCTGCCGGCAAGGTCTTTCTGACCAAGGTCACTGGCGCGGCACCTGCTGATTAGATGCAACAGCTTGCGGAAGGACGCTCCTCACTTGCCAAACGGGTCTATAATGCTGGGCAGTAGGAGCCTTTCCCGAACCCACGACGCTCCGGGGTGGCACAGAGCTTGGCGCGGCGATAGAGGCGGATTCGGACAGTTGGCTCCATCTCAGGTCCGAGGTGGCGTATGACTCCAATGGTCGGGCTGCTCATCGCGTGGGGAGTTCTAACGACGATTCTCATCGTCCTGATGATCTACAAGAGCACTCTCACCATGCACGAGGACGATTCGATCTTCCTCAGCGAAACAGAATCACAAATGGAAAAAGAGCAAGTCGAGATTCTGAGTAAGGTGAATAAAATCACCCCCATGATCAAAATCTTGGGCGCGGTCTCGGGCTTAATGATCCTGGTCATCGCAGGAATGTTCATCTATCAAGGCTTGATGATGAACTCGGTTCCGCAATAACCCGATCGGAACGGGCAGCGCGGAAGTTCCTGAACGCTCCAACGCCGGGAAAGTTCCGTACGGATTCTCCGAGGCTTGCTCCTCACGTTGTCCTTTCATGAATCCATCACTTCCCATCGCCATTGTTGGAGGCGGTCCGGCCGGTGCACTCGCCGCAGAGCGCCTGGCGGCCGGCGGGCGAAAAGTACTTCTCTTCGACGAGAAACTCGCCTGGGAAAAGCCCTGTGGCGGCGGTCTCACTCACAAGGCGCTGACACAGTATCCCTTTCTGGCGGAAGCTCGCACCGACTCCAGATTCATTCAACACTGTGAACTGATCAGCCCGGCCGGACGTCGCGTGAGTTTCGAACTACGCCACCCGCTGGCGATCTTCTCGCGCCTCGCATTGAATGGCCTATTGCTGGAACGAGCACTGCGCACTGGAGTGGAAGTGCGCAAAGAACGCGTGACGAGAATCTCGGGAGGCGATGGAGACTGGCGGCTGTTTACATCGGCAGGCGAACATCACGCGCAATATCTGGTGCTAGCGGCAGGCGCGCGCAATTCTCTTCGCAGCCAGTTTGTGTCAGTGATTTCCTCCGACGACCTGATGGTCACGGCTGGGTATTTCATTACCGGCGAGAGTTCCCTGGTACAAATCCAATTCCTGAAGCAGCTCAGCGGATACATCTGGATATTTCCGCGTCCCGATCATCTTTCGGCTGGCATTGCAGCGAAGATGGGTGAGGTTTCCGCCTCCGATCTGCGCCGCCAACTCGAAACCTGGCTCGCGGACAATGGTTTTCACCTCGATGGTGCGCGATTTTTTTCGCACATTCTGCCAGCATTTCGTGCGCAGACTCTCGATGAGATGAAAGTCTCCGGTGAGGGCTGGATGATGATCGGCGACAGCGCTGGGCTCGTCGATCCGATCACCGGCGAAGGCTTGTATTACGCGTTGCGCTCAGCCGAGCTGTGCGCCGAGGCCCTGTTGGCGCAGGAACCCACACGTTACGCGGCGCAACTGGAAGAAGAAGTCGTTTCTGAATTGAAGCTGGCGGCGCGCGTGTCGCAACGTTTCTACCATGGACAGATTTTCGGAGATAGCGTGCTCGAACGCATGATTTCTCTCACCCAGCAAAGCGCAGGTATTCGCGATCTGATGGGCGATTTGTTTGCGGGAATGCAAGGCTACCGTGGACTCAAGACGCGCCTCATGCGAATTGCTCCGGCGCTGGCGTTGGCGGCGATGACCGGGGCGCTAGGTTTTCCGGGCAAGCCGTCAGAACCGATCAAGCATCCATCGTAGAGACGCGGCTGGCCGCGTCTCTACATGGAGATCTTCTTTAGCGGTATCTGCCAGGCCTAGGCGGCTTTCTCTTTCAGGTTGGCGATGTCGTCGAGCAGCACTTTTTCGTGCCCTTCGGGATTCACCTTCTCGTAGACCTTGCGAACGATCCCCTTGGGATCGACCACAAACGTGGTCCGCTCCCAGAATTTCATTCCCTTCCACTCTGACTGGCCCAGCCCCAATGTCTTCATCAAGCTGGAATCTGTGTCGGCGAGGAGGTCAATCGTAAAGGCGAACTTGGTGCAGAAATTCTTGTGCGACGCCGAATCATCTGCGCTGACACCGGCGATCTTGATTCCGGCCGCGTCAAAATCGGACTTAGTGGCAGTGAAGGCCTTGCCTTGGATGGTGCAGCCGGGCGTGTCATCTTTCGGATAAAAGTAGACCACCAGCCAATGTCCGGCATAGTCGCTGAGTTGCGTGAGCTTGCCGTCCTGATTGGGCAGCGAGAAATTCGGGAAGGGTTTGCCAGCAGAAAACATGAGGGAGTCCTTTCGTGCAAAGACGTTAGCGAAAATTGTAGCAGGCGAATAGGATGGGCAAGGCATCTTGCACTGCTATCGGCCCAAGCGCACGATGATCAGAGGCGCGCACTTGCGGAGTCGTGAGCGCACTTTAGTCCATGTACTTGCGGATGTTTTCCGTTCGCTCTTCAGTGCTTCTCGAGGCTCTATCGGCGAGGAAGCGCGCAGGCTACGATTTGTCCAGAGGTGTACGTTCCATGGGCGCAAACATGAAGACTGGTAAGGTTTTGACCCTACTGCTGTTAGCAGGCCTGACCTTCGGTTGCGGTGGAAGCAGCTACGGCGGAGGAGGCGGGGGCGGGGGAACAGCGCCGTCGGCTCCCACGGGGCTTGCCGCCACACCCGGCGATCAGCAGGCCAGCCTGACTTGGAACGCCAGCAGCGGAGCAACCAGTTATCACGTAAAGCGGGCAACCGCGAACGGAGGACCCTACACGCAAGCCGGATCACCCACCGCCACCACCTACACCGATAGCGGCCTCACGAACGGTACGGAATACTTCTATGTAGTTTCCGCAGTGAATTCCTACGGAGAAAGCACGAATTCCACCGCCGTTTCGACCATTCCGAACCTGCCGATACCGCCGATACCCACGGGTGTGAGTGCCACGCCTGGCAACCAGCAAATAAGCCTTTCGTGGACGGCCAGTGCGCGCGCTTCCAGTTATCACGTGAAGCGCTCCACCACCAGCGGCGGCCCCTATACGCAGGTTGGTGCACCCACGGGCACGAGTTACACGGACACCGCCCTTACCAATGGAACCACGTACTACTACGTCGTATCGGCGCTGAATGCGAGAGGCGAGAGCGGCAATTCAACTCAAGTGAGCGCCACGCCGACCGGCGGAGTGAATGTGACCGTCACCGTCGATCCGACGCAAACGAAGCCGGTTTCACCCTATATCTACGGCCTCAATTTCTATACCGGCATCACGGGCGCTCCGCCCCACCTCACGCTCGATCGTGCGGGTGGAAATCGCTGGACGGCCTACAACTGGGAGACGAACGCTTCGAATGCCGGGAGCGACTTCTTCTATCAGAACGACAACTTCCTGAGTTCGAGCAGCACTCCAGCGGAGGCGGTTCGCAGTTTCGTCGCCGCTGACCACGGCCTCGGAATCGCCAGCGTCATGACCGTTCAACTGCAGGGCCTGGTATCGGCCGATGAGAGTGGTCCGGTCGACATCAGCAACCCGCCCGACTTGTCGCGTTTCAAACAGGTGGTCGACAAGAAGAGCACCGTCACACCCGCTCCTTTCACAATCAGCCCCGACAACACGGACGCTAACGTCTACATGGACGAATTTGTCTGGGCAATGGACCAGAAGTTGCCGGGAATCTTTGCCGCCAATGCTTCCCTACCGACATTTGTGAGTCTCGACAACGAGCCCGAACTTTGGAACTCCACCCACCTGGAAGTGCAGGGGCATAACCCAGTCACGTCGGACAACTACATCGCAAAGACGATCACGCTCACGAAAGCCTTGAAAGACCAATTCCCGAACCTGATGATTTTCGGGCCCGTGCACTACGGATTCCTCGGCATCTACAACTGGCAGGGCGAACTCGCGGCCACGCCGAATGGGGCCAACTGGTTCCCCGATAAATATCTGGCGGCCCTCAAGACCGCGTCCAATACCTATGGCAAGCGACTGGTGGATGTCTACGACTTCCACTGGTATTCGGAAGCAACCGACGGCACCACGCGCGTGACCAACATGACCGGATCGAATCTGACTGCGGCCCAGGTGCAGGCCATTGTGCAGAGCCCACGCAGCCTGTGGGATCCGTCATTTACGGAAACATCCTGGATTACCCATGATGTGCTGGGCGGACCCATCAATCTGCTGCCCAGACTGCAGACAAAAATCGCGGCTGGATATCCGGGCACAAAAATCTCAATCACCGAATATGAAAACGGCGGCGACAACCACATTGCCGGAACCATCGCTCAGGCAGATAACCTCGGCATCTTCGGCAGCCAGGGGATCTATGCGGCAACCCTATGGCCGCTCGGCAACGTCCCCTACATTTTCGCGGGATTCCGTGCCTATCGCGGCTTTGACGGAGCCAACTCCCACTTCGGCGATACCTCGTTGCAAGCGACATCAAGCAACGTGCAAAACGTGATGGTCTATGCCAGTTCCGATACGACCCATCCCGGACGCATCGTATTCGTCGCCATCAACCGGGCTACAACCCAGCAGGTCACTGCAATCAACGGTGCGACCCTGTCAGGGACCGCTTCCGTGTATCAGATGACAGCGACTTCGGCGCAGGGGCAGAATCCGATTCATCCGGTGCTGGTGCAGACGACGCCGGTGAGTGGGACGTCGATGACGATTACGCTGCCGGCCTTGAGTGTGTCAACAATTGAGGTGAAGTAGCACCGCAGCGATACTCGCTTTTGGGCGGTGCGGCGTTCCAATGCTGCGCCACCCAAGAGCAACTTCAACATCCGTCACCGGATTCTTCTTCTCCACCCGACCAACAGATGTTTGCACATCACAGCCTCCTCCTTACTCCGAGCGTATGATTTTCAGGTCGAACCGCAGCGCACATGAGGCCGGTTGTGCACGCATCTTTGGTGATGATGATGCGCACCCGACCGAGGTACGCGCGGCGACAATTTGTAATCATAAATACAAGGTGGATAACGTGAAGACGAAGAAAGGCGTTATTGGAATCCTAACTGGTGGCGGCGACGTACCTGGCTTGAACCCCGCCATCCGGGCTGTAACAATCCGCGCACTGCGCGAGGGCTGCGAAGTGATTGGCATTCGCCGGGGATGGGGCGGGCTGGTCGACATCGTCCGCGAAAAAGACTACGACAATAGCGAGAACTACCAGACGCTTTCGGAGGACTTGGTCAACCGCACAGGACGCACAGGAGGCACGTTCCTGCATACGTCCCGTACCAACCCCAGCCGGGTCAGCAAGGCCAGCGTGCCGGCGCATCTGCAGTCGACTTACAACGCCGAGAAGAACGACCTGACCGCAGAAGTTCTGAAGAATCTGGACTGGCTCGGCATCGATTACCTCATCCCGATCGGCGGAGATGACACGCTGAGCTACGGCGTGCGCCTGTATCAGGAGGGCGTGAAGGTCGTCGCCATCCCCAAGACAATGGACAACGATGTCCCCGGCACCGACTACTGCATCGGCTTCAGCACCTGCGTGACCCGCACCATCTCCATGACCAACAGCCTTCGCACGAGCGCGGGCTCCCATGAGCGATTCATGGTGCTCGAGGTCTTCGGCCGTTATGCCGGATTCACAGCCATGCTCCCCACTATGGCCGGAGCCGCGAATCGGTGCGTGATCCCGGAGCACAAGTTCGACATCGAGCGACTCGCCGAATTACTCGCTTATGACCGTCAGAAAAATCCCAGCCATTATTCCGTCGTTCTGGTTTCCGAGGGAGCGATGTTTCAAGGCGGAGAGATGATCTTCGAAGCCGAGACCACGGACGCCTTTGGCCACAAGAAACTGGGCGGTATCGGAGACCTGGTATCCGAG of the Acidobacteriota bacterium genome contains:
- the erpA gene encoding iron-sulfur cluster insertion protein ErpA; translated protein: MATTTVPEAKPKTAPVTMTPSAVSKVKEIMASQTPVPAGLRLSVQGGGCSGFQYSMAFENGAGMMDKVFEMDGLKLFVDATSLMYLAGANVDYVETLEGAGFKFENPNVKSTCGCGSSFQA
- a CDS encoding FAD-dependent oxidoreductase yields the protein MNPSLPIAIVGGGPAGALAAERLAAGGRKVLLFDEKLAWEKPCGGGLTHKALTQYPFLAEARTDSRFIQHCELISPAGRRVSFELRHPLAIFSRLALNGLLLERALRTGVEVRKERVTRISGGDGDWRLFTSAGEHHAQYLVLAAGARNSLRSQFVSVISSDDLMVTAGYFITGESSLVQIQFLKQLSGYIWIFPRPDHLSAGIAAKMGEVSASDLRRQLETWLADNGFHLDGARFFSHILPAFRAQTLDEMKVSGEGWMMIGDSAGLVDPITGEGLYYALRSAELCAEALLAQEPTRYAAQLEEEVVSELKLAARVSQRFYHGQIFGDSVLERMISLTQQSAGIRDLMGDLFAGMQGYRGLKTRLMRIAPALALAAMTGALGFPGKPSEPIKHPS
- a CDS encoding peroxiredoxin, whose product is MFSAGKPFPNFSLPNQDGKLTQLSDYAGHWLVVYFYPKDDTPGCTIQGKAFTATKSDFDAAGIKIAGVSADDSASHKNFCTKFAFTIDLLADTDSSLMKTLGLGQSEWKGMKFWERTTFVVDPKGIVRKVYEKVNPEGHEKVLLDDIANLKEKAA
- a CDS encoding fibronectin type III domain-containing protein, whose protein sequence is MKTGKVLTLLLLAGLTFGCGGSSYGGGGGGGGTAPSAPTGLAATPGDQQASLTWNASSGATSYHVKRATANGGPYTQAGSPTATTYTDSGLTNGTEYFYVVSAVNSYGESTNSTAVSTIPNLPIPPIPTGVSATPGNQQISLSWTASARASSYHVKRSTTSGGPYTQVGAPTGTSYTDTALTNGTTYYYVVSALNARGESGNSTQVSATPTGGVNVTVTVDPTQTKPVSPYIYGLNFYTGITGAPPHLTLDRAGGNRWTAYNWETNASNAGSDFFYQNDNFLSSSSTPAEAVRSFVAADHGLGIASVMTVQLQGLVSADESGPVDISNPPDLSRFKQVVDKKSTVTPAPFTISPDNTDANVYMDEFVWAMDQKLPGIFAANASLPTFVSLDNEPELWNSTHLEVQGHNPVTSDNYIAKTITLTKALKDQFPNLMIFGPVHYGFLGIYNWQGELAATPNGANWFPDKYLAALKTASNTYGKRLVDVYDFHWYSEATDGTTRVTNMTGSNLTAAQVQAIVQSPRSLWDPSFTETSWITHDVLGGPINLLPRLQTKIAAGYPGTKISITEYENGGDNHIAGTIAQADNLGIFGSQGIYAATLWPLGNVPYIFAGFRAYRGFDGANSHFGDTSLQATSSNVQNVMVYASSDTTHPGRIVFVAINRATTQQVTAINGATLSGTASVYQMTATSAQGQNPIHPVLVQTTPVSGTSMTITLPALSVSTIEVK
- a CDS encoding ATP-dependent 6-phosphofructokinase, which codes for MIFRSNRSAHEAGCARIFGDDDAHPTEVRAATICNHKYKVDNVKTKKGVIGILTGGGDVPGLNPAIRAVTIRALREGCEVIGIRRGWGGLVDIVREKDYDNSENYQTLSEDLVNRTGRTGGTFLHTSRTNPSRVSKASVPAHLQSTYNAEKNDLTAEVLKNLDWLGIDYLIPIGGDDTLSYGVRLYQEGVKVVAIPKTMDNDVPGTDYCIGFSTCVTRTISMTNSLRTSAGSHERFMVLEVFGRYAGFTAMLPTMAGAANRCVIPEHKFDIERLAELLAYDRQKNPSHYSVVLVSEGAMFQGGEMIFEAETTDAFGHKKLGGIGDLVSEKLKEISPKYNKGKTIDIINQKLGYLVRCGDPDAIDSIVPMAYGNLALDLLLGKIHGRLVVLRNGRYDNMPIDTVTSMKKVVNVKEQYNIDRLRPHYKSFEMKPLFIMTSEMG